In the Candidatus Latescibacter sp. genome, one interval contains:
- a CDS encoding SDR family oxidoreductase yields the protein MRQKRVLVTGGAGFLGSHLCDRLVASGYDVICLDNFFTGSKRNIYHLLDKPNFELIRHDVTLPIYLEVDEIYNLACPASPVFYQKDPIQTTKVNVLGAINMLGMAKRVKAKILQASTSEVYGDPEVHPQKETYWGRVNPIGPRACYDEGKRCAETLFFDYYTQNHVNIRVIRIFNTYGPRMSSDDGRVISNFIVQSLGGEDITIFGDGSHTRSFCYVDDLIEGMVRMMDGPDDFIGPVNLGNEGEFTIRELAEKVISLTGSHSKIVSMPLPQDDPAKRKPDITLAFQKLGWRPVVTLEKGLEKTIAYFRNQF from the coding sequence ATGCGTCAGAAACGAGTTCTGGTAACCGGCGGGGCGGGATTCCTCGGATCCCATCTCTGCGACCGGCTCGTGGCCAGCGGATACGATGTAATCTGTCTCGATAACTTTTTTACCGGATCGAAGCGTAATATCTATCACCTACTCGACAAACCGAATTTCGAGCTTATCCGTCACGATGTAACTCTGCCCATCTACCTGGAAGTGGATGAAATATACAACCTGGCCTGTCCCGCCTCGCCGGTTTTTTACCAGAAGGATCCTATTCAAACCACCAAAGTGAATGTGCTCGGGGCAATTAACATGCTTGGAATGGCCAAGCGGGTCAAAGCCAAAATCCTTCAGGCCTCTACAAGCGAGGTTTACGGCGATCCCGAGGTTCATCCCCAGAAGGAAACGTACTGGGGGCGGGTAAATCCCATCGGACCGCGCGCCTGCTATGATGAAGGGAAACGCTGCGCCGAGACTCTCTTTTTCGATTACTACACCCAGAACCATGTGAATATCCGGGTTATCCGCATCTTTAACACCTATGGTCCCCGGATGAGCTCCGATGATGGACGTGTGATCTCCAACTTTATCGTCCAGTCACTGGGAGGCGAAGATATAACTATTTTCGGCGACGGCAGCCACACCCGCTCTTTCTGCTATGTGGACGATCTCATCGAGGGAATGGTGCGCATGATGGACGGCCCGGACGATTTCATCGGCCCGGTGAACCTGGGCAACGAGGGGGAGTTCACCATCCGGGAACTGGCTGAGAAAGTAATCTCCCTGACCGGCTCTCATTCTAAAATTGTTTCCATGCCGCTGCCGCAGGATGACCCTGCCAAAAGAAAGCCGGATATCACCCTCGCATTCCAAAAACTCGGCTGGCGCCCGGTGGTCACGCTGGAGAAGGGGCTCGAAAAGACGATTGCATATTTCCGGAACCAGTTTTAA
- a CDS encoding Rrf2 family transcriptional regulator: MLKLSNKGLYGIKALYELARNYGGLPVTIREISEHHGMPVPFLVQVLHRLRQAGIVESRRGINGGYMLSRSPEAITLGDAVRALDGPIALCDCLQQVEPGYLDRITGCVTSSIYRRLGQEVEKAFDSVTLQELAAQAPEKTSVGKC, from the coding sequence ATGTTGAAGCTTTCAAATAAAGGCCTTTACGGTATCAAGGCCCTCTATGAACTGGCCAGGAATTACGGAGGCTTGCCGGTTACCATACGGGAAATATCCGAGCATCACGGCATGCCGGTGCCATTCCTCGTCCAGGTTCTCCACAGGCTGCGTCAGGCGGGCATCGTTGAAAGCCGACGGGGTATCAACGGCGGTTATATGCTCTCGCGGTCGCCGGAGGCGATCACCCTGGGGGATGCAGTACGCGCCCTCGATGGGCCTATAGCGCTCTGCGACTGCCTGCAGCAGGTGGAACCCGGCTATTTGGACCGGATAACGGGATGTGTAACATCGAGCATCTACCGCCGGCTGGGGCAGGAGGTGGAGAAAGCTTTCGATTCGGTAACTCTCCAGGAGCTTGCCGCCCAAGCGCCGGAAAAGACTTCTGTCGGGAAATGTTGA